The Niabella beijingensis genomic interval AAACTCATTGCCGAGACGTACGGCATAGTTCAACTGTTCTTTCCAGTAGGTACTCCTGTCCTCTTCAGCCTGAACGATATGATAATCCCCAATGGCCTCTTTTGGAATCAATTTTTCAAACATAGGATATCGTTTAATCAATTCTGACCAAATTTACTGGTATTTGTTCTTTTCTGTTCAAAAAAAAATGCGAAAAAAAAGCAGGCATGAATGTTATCTGCTGGTTTTGTATCAGGAGATCAGCTATCAATAATAACTGGAAAGCTGTTGCAATACCGCATTACTGTCGGTAACCGACCCGAGTTTTTTTCCGTTGTAATAGCCCTCTTCCCAGTTGCCGTACATATGATTGGGAAGGACAATAAATTTACTGCCAAAATCAGCCTTATATTTTTCCGTCCATTCATGGCGGCTGTCCATGGAACGGTTGTCGAACAGGGACGAAAAATCCCCGAGATTATCACCCAGTAACATGATGATGTCATATGCTTTCAGTACGACCTGCCTCCGTGCTTCTTTATCCGACACAGCACCCATCAGCATTAAATGACTGGTATCCGCATTTGGGAAGTCATATTTTTTCAGGTTTTCTACTGTCTGCAGCCGGTCTTCCGCAATACGGTTTGTAATATAAAATACTGTTATCCCCTTTGAAGCAGCATATTGAAAAAACGATGGTGCGCCGGGCACCGAATCGCAAGCTACTTTCTTTGTCCAGTTGACCCACGAAGAATCCGAGTAACCGGCATGCTGCACTGCCAGGTGCAGGTAGTAAGGACTATTATCCAGTACGGTTTCATCTACATCGGTCACAATGGCCCTGGGTCTTGCTGAAGGTTGCTCCAGCATCTGATCCAACCGGAACCGGGCTGTATTATAGGCCTGATAGGATAACGCCCTGTATTCCGCTGCACGCTGCTGCCACAAAGCGCCCCAGGCCGGAGCTTCCGGCATCAATGAAAGCGAATGGTGCGGCTCCTGTTGCGCCACCGGCCGGCAGGAACACAAAAACGCGATACCAATAAAAAAAGAAAACTGCTTCATAATTTGCAAGAATTATTTCAAAAAAATAATATTCTGTATTCAGCGGGTCTGATACTGCTGATCAAAAACCGGTAAGCCGGAAGGTGGTCAGTACCGCGGCATGATCCGAGGGCCATACACTATCGATCTCGGGCGTGGTTTTTATAATTTTGGAAGCCACCGCCTTTATATTGTTTCCTTTATAGTAAAGAAAGTCGATCCGGTAACGTTGCAGGTGGCCATAGATTACCGCCCAGGTACCTTCCGGTCTTGCCACTTCATCGGGGTTCATTTCGCGGAAACTGTCTTTATACCCTTCTTTCAGCAGATAACGGGAAATGGGAAATGCAACCGGACCATACCCGAAATGCAGCGGGGCGGCAGCCTTTGTCCAGTCGAGGTGGCTGCAGGAATTGAAATCGCCGCCGATAATGGCGGGCAGCGTATCATTCAGATAAGGGCCGGTATCCTTTTCGATAACGGCACGTGCATCTGCAAGTCCCAGCAGGGAATCCTCCGCGATCCAGGTCCTTGTGTCCTGCCCCGGTTCCTGGAAAACAGAAGTATATTCCGGCCGGTAGGCATAGCGGAGCCAGCAGGCATTAACCAGCATCCGGCGGCCTCCCGGCAGACTGACCATTACCGGATTTGAGTTGAACGTTTTGTAAGCCGTGGGAATGCCTG includes:
- a CDS encoding 5'-nucleotidase, lipoprotein e(P4) family — translated: MKQFSFFIGIAFLCSCRPVAQQEPHHSLSLMPEAPAWGALWQQRAAEYRALSYQAYNTARFRLDQMLEQPSARPRAIVTDVDETVLDNSPYYLHLAVQHAGYSDSSWVNWTKKVACDSVPGAPSFFQYAASKGITVFYITNRIAEDRLQTVENLKKYDFPNADTSHLMLMGAVSDKEARRQVVLKAYDIIMLLGDNLGDFSSLFDNRSMDSRHEWTEKYKADFGSKFIVLPNHMYGNWEEGYYNGKKLGSVTDSNAVLQQLSSYY